In Cryptomeria japonica chromosome 10, Sugi_1.0, whole genome shotgun sequence, a genomic segment contains:
- the LOC131061707 gene encoding uncharacterized protein LOC131061707, translating into MALQSPCLQVSAPPITHVATTRMNFRISSPRLMHTQERFFQFQNLPSVPRLTPTVVCQRPKHLVTCALNISRGESGGPEENKNVYLEKVKNILEDCCESIKAFPWKKAYTKFLHHLFSLAFWVAKWLSIPVVIISSLSEMSYCGWENKELLIPFGMVVGIVLAGILKETAIELSEDVQEGKFPWHLLIIGAFFALIKLPGPYYPYWLRVFLPHFATGGLLRTLWSANIWYKTQSTAPKLETDPGINLN; encoded by the exons ATGGCACTACAAAGCCCTTGCCTGCAGGTTTCAGCACCACCTATCACTCATGTTGCAACAACTAGAATGAATTTCAGAATCAGCTCTCCGCGTCTAATGCACACTCAG GAGCGCTTTTTCCAATTCCAAAATCTTCCGTCAGTACCAAGACTTACACCTACAGTTGTATGTCAAAGACCAAAGCACTTAGTCACTTGTGCATTAAATATCTCAAGAGGAGAGTCTGGTGGACCTGAAGAGAATAAAAATGTCTACTTGGAGAAAGTTAAAAATATATTGGAGGATTGCTGTGAATCTATCAAAGCATTTCCATGGAAAAAAGCCTATACAAAGTTTTTGCATCATTTGTTTAGCCTTGCATTTTGGGTGGCAAAGTGGCTCTCCATTCCTGTGGTCATCATCTCATCTCTAAGCGAAATGAGCTACTGTGGATGGGAAAACAAGGAGCTACTGATACCATTTGGTATGGTAGTTGGTATTGTTCTTGCCGGAATTTTGAAGGAAACTGCAATTGAATTGTCAGAGGATGTTCAG GAAGGAAAGTTTCCATGGCATCTTCTTATAATTGGGGCTTTTTTTGCATTGATCAAGTTACCTGGGCCATATTATCCATACTGGTTACGTGTCTTTCTTCCACACTTTGCGACTGGTGGGTTATTGAGGACGCTTTGGTCTGCAAACATCTGGTATAAGACTCAATCCACGGCACCAAAATTGGAAACTGATCCTGgaataaatttgaattaa